A region from the Salifodinibacter halophilus genome encodes:
- a CDS encoding malate synthase G produces the protein MPEYVAQHGLQIGRPLYELLEHALPGTGVDSDVFWRTLADLVAQFTDRNAALIDRRHDIQQSLDDWHREHRGGKPNRAAYETLLKELGYITEGAPEFEISTTNVDPEISQLPGPQLVVPVTNARFALNAANARWGSLFDALYGADLIAETDGAEKSVSYNPKRGEKVFAWAAGFLDEAFPLNGVSHHDAQAYQIADGALVVTTHNGQAGLADPAQLAGYQGAPGAPDVVLLVNHGLHVEIQIDGSHPVGQSHPANVKDVVTEAAISTIEDFEDSVAAVDAEDKALVYSNWLGLMKGDLTETVSKGDDSFTRRLAADRTYITPDSSTLKLPGRSLMLARNVGHLMTTPAVLDSDGNEIYEGILDALCTAAIGIHDLAGNGPHTNSRAGSLYIVKPKMHGPEEVEFTCDLFTRVEQHLGLETNTLKVGVMDEERRTSINLGACIHAARERLIFINTGFLDRTGDEIHTSMQAGPMVPKGEMKSTPWLTAYENNNVDTGLAVGLRGRAQIGKGMWPAPDNLAAMMASKIGHPEAGANTAWVPSPTAATLHAIHYHRCDVSARQNELTERRGHYHDDLLTIPLLDRELTDDEIQKELDNNCQGILGYVVRWIDQGVGCSKVPDITDTPLMEDRATCRISSQHVANWLHHGIADRQQIEDTLQRMAAVVDRQNADDPAYRPMADDFEASIAFQAARDLIFKGLNSPSGYTEPALHMRRLQRKAADRAS, from the coding sequence ATGCCTGAGTACGTGGCGCAGCACGGGCTGCAGATCGGTCGGCCGCTATACGAGTTGCTGGAACATGCCCTGCCCGGCACGGGTGTCGACTCGGACGTATTCTGGCGCACCCTCGCTGACTTGGTCGCCCAATTCACGGATCGCAATGCCGCGCTGATCGATCGCCGCCACGACATCCAACAATCGCTAGACGACTGGCATCGCGAACACCGCGGGGGAAAACCAAACCGCGCGGCATACGAAACATTGCTTAAAGAGCTCGGCTATATCACCGAAGGTGCGCCGGAGTTCGAAATCTCGACGACAAACGTCGACCCCGAAATAAGCCAATTGCCGGGCCCACAACTGGTCGTGCCGGTAACCAACGCCCGTTTCGCGCTAAACGCCGCCAACGCACGCTGGGGTAGCTTATTCGACGCGTTGTACGGCGCCGACTTAATCGCGGAGACGGATGGCGCCGAGAAAAGCGTTTCCTACAACCCGAAACGGGGCGAGAAAGTATTCGCCTGGGCCGCGGGCTTTCTCGACGAGGCATTTCCGCTCAACGGCGTTTCACACCACGACGCACAGGCCTACCAGATCGCGGACGGCGCGTTGGTCGTAACGACACACAATGGCCAGGCGGGACTTGCCGATCCAGCACAGCTCGCCGGGTATCAGGGGGCACCAGGCGCGCCCGATGTCGTCTTACTGGTCAATCACGGCCTACATGTTGAAATCCAGATCGACGGCAGCCACCCCGTTGGCCAGTCGCATCCAGCCAACGTCAAGGATGTGGTCACAGAAGCCGCCATCAGCACCATCGAGGACTTCGAAGATTCGGTCGCTGCGGTCGACGCTGAGGACAAAGCACTTGTCTACAGCAACTGGCTGGGCCTGATGAAAGGCGATCTGACCGAAACCGTCAGCAAAGGCGACGACTCGTTTACCCGCCGCCTGGCCGCTGACCGCACATATATAACGCCCGACAGCTCGACGCTAAAACTGCCCGGACGGAGCTTGATGCTAGCCAGAAACGTGGGGCATCTCATGACCACGCCGGCGGTTCTGGATAGCGATGGCAACGAAATATATGAGGGCATACTCGACGCATTGTGCACGGCCGCGATCGGCATACACGATCTGGCCGGTAACGGCCCGCATACCAACAGCCGCGCCGGCAGTCTCTACATCGTCAAACCCAAAATGCACGGCCCGGAAGAAGTCGAGTTCACATGCGATTTGTTTACGCGCGTGGAACAACATCTCGGGCTCGAGACCAACACGCTCAAGGTCGGCGTCATGGACGAAGAACGTCGCACCTCGATCAACCTAGGGGCCTGCATCCACGCCGCACGCGAGCGCTTGATTTTCATCAATACGGGCTTCCTGGATCGAACCGGCGACGAAATACACACTTCGATGCAAGCCGGACCGATGGTGCCCAAGGGCGAGATGAAATCCACGCCGTGGCTCACGGCCTACGAAAATAACAACGTCGATACCGGGCTAGCCGTGGGCCTGCGAGGCCGTGCCCAAATCGGCAAAGGCATGTGGCCAGCCCCGGACAACCTGGCCGCCATGATGGCGTCGAAGATCGGCCACCCGGAAGCGGGGGCCAACACCGCGTGGGTGCCGTCACCGACGGCGGCCACACTGCACGCCATCCACTACCATCGTTGCGATGTGTCCGCCCGTCAAAATGAACTCACCGAGCGGCGCGGCCATTATCACGACGACCTGCTGACCATACCGCTGCTGGACCGCGAGCTGACCGACGACGAGATTCAAAAAGAGCTCGACAATAACTGCCAAGGCATCCTCGGCTATGTGGTTCGCTGGATCGACCAGGGCGTCGGCTGTTCCAAGGTGCCCGACATCACCGATACACCGCTAATGGAAGACCGAGCGACCTGTCGTATCTCGTCACAACATGTTGCCAACTGGCTCCATCACGGCATTGCCGACCGGCAACAGATCGAGGACACACTCCAGCGGATGGCCGCCGTAGTCGACCGCCAGAACGCTGATGATCCGGCTTACCGACCGATGGCCGATGATTTCGAGGCCTCGATCGCTTTCCAGGCCGCACGCGATTTGATCTTCAAGGGACTGAATTCGCCCAGCGGCTATACCGAGCCGGCGCTACATATGCGACGGCTGCAGCGGAAAGCCGCCGACCGCGCGAGTTGA
- a CDS encoding glycerate dehydrogenase, whose protein sequence is MPLTGCFLDTGTLPGALDWAGLTASLDNWHWHHNTAPDDLAARLSDVDVAVTNKIVLDANTLAAPPHLKLVGIAATGINNIDKTAARQHGIDVVNVTNYATESVCQQVFAFILARASRVTDYDQLVKTGGWTESEFFCRMAYPVEQIADQTLVIVGGGDIGNAVAAAGRGFGMRVVFAERPGADTVRADRLAFNEALAEADALSLHCPLTDATRDLIDADALARMKSTAMVINTARGGLINASALANALRAGEIGSAAIDVLDAEPPPATHPLLAGDIPNLTINPHVGWASQTARQRVLDQLTAKITAFTRGESLTTVN, encoded by the coding sequence ATGCCGCTTACGGGCTGTTTTCTGGATACAGGCACCCTGCCCGGTGCCCTGGACTGGGCTGGGCTGACCGCAAGCCTCGACAACTGGCACTGGCACCACAACACAGCGCCCGACGATCTAGCCGCTCGGCTTAGCGATGTCGACGTCGCCGTGACCAACAAGATTGTGCTCGATGCCAATACGCTGGCCGCCCCCCCCCACCTGAAACTGGTCGGCATCGCGGCTACCGGCATCAATAATATTGACAAGACTGCCGCCCGACAGCACGGCATCGACGTCGTCAACGTCACCAATTACGCCACCGAATCGGTCTGCCAGCAGGTCTTTGCCTTCATTCTGGCGCGGGCATCGCGGGTTACCGATTACGACCAGCTGGTCAAAACCGGTGGCTGGACTGAATCGGAGTTTTTCTGCCGGATGGCATATCCAGTGGAACAGATCGCCGATCAAACGCTGGTCATCGTGGGCGGCGGCGACATCGGCAACGCTGTGGCCGCCGCGGGACGCGGCTTCGGTATGCGGGTTGTATTCGCCGAGCGCCCCGGCGCGGACACCGTGCGTGCAGATCGTCTGGCGTTCAACGAGGCCCTAGCCGAAGCGGACGCGCTCAGCCTCCACTGCCCGCTAACCGATGCGACCCGCGATTTGATCGACGCCGACGCACTCGCACGCATGAAGTCGACAGCCATGGTCATCAATACGGCACGCGGCGGGCTAATCAATGCGTCCGCGTTGGCCAACGCACTGCGTGCCGGTGAAATTGGCAGTGCGGCGATCGACGTGCTCGACGCCGAACCACCGCCCGCGACCCATCCACTATTGGCCGGCGATATCCCGAACCTGACCATCAATCCGCACGTCGGCTGGGCCAGTCAGACAGCGCGCCAGCGTGTGCTCGATCAACTCACGGCCAAGATTACGGCGTTCACCCGCGGCGAATCATTGACGACAGTCAACTAA
- a CDS encoding DUF938 domain-containing protein has protein sequence MTEGIGDSSAAERNKRPIFEALLPWLHSAASVLEVGAGDATHARYAAHHLPATRWQTSEAPGHVRRLAAAIADDRSLSAQHLPTPLALDVRQRWPDDVYDAVFAANVAHIMDWNAVEALFAGAGTHLAAAGVFCLYGPFFDAAEGPPATGNERFDRALRAQDAAMGVRELAELDELAGHAGLTSTARIDMPANNRLVIWRRD, from the coding sequence ATGACTGAAGGCATTGGCGATTCCAGCGCGGCCGAGCGCAACAAGCGTCCGATTTTCGAGGCGTTGTTGCCTTGGTTGCATAGTGCAGCCTCGGTACTCGAGGTCGGCGCCGGTGATGCCACTCATGCCCGCTATGCCGCGCACCACTTACCCGCAACGCGCTGGCAGACCAGCGAAGCACCTGGACATGTCCGTCGACTCGCGGCCGCAATTGCCGACGACCGGAGTCTGAGTGCGCAGCATCTGCCCACGCCGTTGGCGCTTGATGTGCGACAACGGTGGCCAGACGATGTATACGACGCCGTGTTTGCGGCCAACGTCGCCCATATTATGGATTGGAACGCGGTCGAGGCTTTATTCGCGGGCGCTGGCACCCATCTGGCCGCCGCTGGTGTGTTTTGTCTTTACGGCCCGTTTTTCGATGCCGCGGAAGGCCCGCCGGCGACTGGCAACGAACGCTTCGATCGCGCGCTGCGTGCGCAGGACGCGGCCATGGGCGTGCGCGAACTCGCCGAGCTGGATGAGCTGGCCGGTCACGCTGGCTTAACATCCACTGCGCGAATCGACATGCCAGCGAATAATCGGCTGGTCATTTGGCGCCGGGATTAA
- a CDS encoding O-methyltransferase, translating to MVNNSTVAYLRSIGVRESAAAAANRQTTEAAGRANLQIDPEQGQQIYFLARLIGARQALELGVFAGYSALWLADALGSDGRLLACDSDPAITERARSSWAEAGLSDRIELVIDKALAMLDRELNAGHEKTYDMALIDADKVGYIDYYERCLRLVRPGGLILADNTLWHGQAEDPRYDDANTEAIRAFNRHLHADARIDLSVLPVGDGLTLARVL from the coding sequence ATGGTTAATAACAGCACAGTGGCTTATCTTAGAAGCATAGGCGTGCGTGAATCGGCAGCTGCGGCTGCCAATCGACAAACAACCGAGGCCGCGGGCCGTGCCAATCTGCAGATCGATCCCGAACAGGGCCAACAGATCTACTTTCTAGCCCGACTAATCGGTGCACGGCAGGCATTGGAGCTCGGCGTGTTCGCCGGTTACTCGGCGCTTTGGCTTGCCGACGCGCTCGGCTCGGATGGCCGGCTGCTGGCCTGCGATAGTGATCCGGCGATCACGGAGCGCGCGCGATCGTCTTGGGCAGAAGCCGGGTTGTCGGATCGGATCGAGCTCGTCATCGATAAAGCGCTGGCGATGTTGGATCGCGAACTTAATGCGGGCCACGAGAAGACCTACGATATGGCCCTGATCGACGCCGACAAGGTTGGCTATATCGACTACTACGAGCGTTGTCTGCGGCTGGTTCGGCCGGGCGGACTCATTCTGGCTGACAACACACTGTGGCATGGCCAAGCTGAGGATCCGCGCTATGATGATGCCAATACCGAAGCCATCCGGGCGTTCAACCGGCATTTGCACGCCGATGCGCGTATCGATTTGAGCGTGCTGCCGGTCGGCGACGGTTTGACGCTGGCGCGTGTGTTGTAA
- a CDS encoding phosphodiesterase, with protein MAKQILHITDPHLVGEPGATLHGWRVHDAFETVLADALAFAPNADALVLGGDLVDDASTMGYRRLNERLAPLTMPVLAIAGNHESPDGMARELTSTTVHGRIDLGDWVLTGLNSHRPDSQAGRLGTTQIAALARELADDPRPHALFVHHPGWAIGSAWQDAIGLADRDALAAVVADAPNARALVCGHAHQAGSKSLPGATGFLTASTMRQFKPGATAFTEDHARAPGYRVLTLDSNGHVSSTHRRVAAAWAAFVDAN; from the coding sequence ATGGCGAAACAGATCCTCCATATTACCGATCCACACCTGGTTGGCGAACCCGGCGCCACATTGCACGGCTGGCGCGTTCATGATGCATTCGAGACCGTGCTGGCCGATGCCCTGGCGTTCGCACCAAATGCCGACGCCCTGGTTCTTGGCGGCGATCTGGTCGATGACGCATCAACGATGGGTTATCGCCGGCTCAACGAGCGGCTGGCGCCACTTACCATGCCAGTGCTCGCGATCGCCGGTAACCACGAGTCTCCGGATGGCATGGCCCGCGAACTGACCAGCACGACCGTACACGGACGAATCGATCTCGGCGACTGGGTACTCACCGGACTAAACAGCCACCGCCCCGATTCCCAGGCCGGCCGGCTCGGTACCACACAGATCGCCGCGCTAGCACGCGAACTCGCCGACGACCCACGCCCGCACGCCCTGTTCGTCCATCATCCGGGATGGGCGATCGGCAGTGCGTGGCAGGATGCCATCGGTCTGGCGGATCGCGACGCACTGGCCGCAGTCGTGGCCGACGCGCCTAACGCGCGGGCGCTGGTCTGCGGCCACGCGCACCAAGCCGGGTCCAAATCATTGCCCGGCGCCACCGGTTTTCTGACGGCTTCCACCATGCGCCAATTCAAGCCAGGCGCCACAGCGTTTACCGAGGACCATGCTCGGGCGCCTGGATATCGCGTGCTGACCCTCGACAGCAATGGTCACGTGTCCAGTACGCATCGCCGTGTTGCCGCAGCCTGGGCCGCATTCGTGGATGCCAATTAA
- a CDS encoding hydroxymethylpyrimidine/phosphomethylpyrimidine kinase, whose protein sequence is MTRPTVLICAGHDPSGGAGIQADIEAVAALGGHATTVITTLTDQDTSDVHATLTVDDTFFTRAVGTLCADMPPTAIKTGVLASVAQIERVCAIKHTHPDAPLVIDPVLAAAGGGRLADDSIGYALVRRLMPAADLVTPNLLEARRLTDADAGAETCAHELAELGTSALVTGGDTDDAVSVLATPAGDVTHFHHEQLAGGPFHGSGCTLASAIATQLAHGQPLNAAIESAAAYVHACLARADCPGHGQPLPERIQSC, encoded by the coding sequence ATGACAAGGCCGACCGTTCTCATTTGCGCCGGGCACGATCCAAGCGGCGGCGCCGGTATCCAAGCCGATATCGAGGCCGTCGCGGCTCTCGGCGGTCACGCCACAACAGTGATCACAACACTGACCGACCAGGACACGTCCGACGTACACGCCACGCTGACCGTCGACGACACGTTCTTTACCCGGGCCGTGGGCACCCTATGTGCGGACATGCCGCCAACCGCGATCAAAACCGGCGTACTGGCCAGCGTCGCGCAAATCGAACGCGTATGCGCTATCAAACACACACATCCCGATGCGCCGCTGGTTATCGACCCGGTGCTGGCAGCGGCCGGCGGCGGACGACTGGCCGACGACAGCATTGGCTACGCCCTAGTCCGACGCTTGATGCCCGCAGCCGATTTGGTCACGCCCAATCTCCTCGAGGCCCGGCGACTGACCGATGCCGATGCCGGCGCCGAAACATGTGCCCATGAGCTAGCCGAACTCGGCACCAGCGCGCTGGTCACCGGTGGTGACACGGACGACGCCGTTTCCGTACTCGCCACCCCGGCCGGGGACGTGACACATTTTCACCATGAGCAGCTCGCCGGTGGTCCATTCCACGGCTCTGGCTGCACGTTGGCCAGCGCGATCGCGACCCAACTCGCCCACGGGCAACCACTAAACGCGGCTATCGAAAGCGCAGCAGCCTATGTCCACGCCTGCCTAGCGCGTGCCGACTGTCCGGGTCACGGTCAACCATTACCGGAGCGCATACAATCATGTTAG
- a CDS encoding thiamine phosphate synthase, translating to MLAAMRGVYAIYDRSTLADDALASVDAVLEAGVTWLQYRDKRTGAPDPTLARRLADTAHAAGVGFIVNDDWRLALDIGADGVHLGTADGDCRTARAALGPDAVIGASCQSSIERGRAALEAGASYLSFGRFFTSETKPDAPPADPGVLGQARALGHPIVTIGGIDASNASTLIEAGADAVAVSGAIFRSTEPAAEARKLVALFDPPQPN from the coding sequence ATGTTAGCCGCAATGCGTGGCGTCTACGCCATCTACGATCGATCCACACTGGCCGACGATGCGCTGGCAAGTGTGGATGCCGTGCTCGAAGCGGGTGTGACGTGGCTGCAATATCGCGACAAACGCACCGGTGCTCCCGATCCCACGCTCGCGCGCCGACTCGCCGATACTGCACACGCGGCCGGCGTCGGATTTATTGTCAACGACGACTGGCGCCTGGCACTGGATATCGGCGCTGACGGCGTTCATCTCGGCACGGCCGACGGCGACTGCCGGACCGCGCGTGCGGCGCTCGGCCCCGATGCCGTCATCGGCGCTAGTTGCCAATCCTCGATCGAGCGCGGCCGCGCAGCCCTGGAAGCCGGCGCCAGCTACTTGAGCTTCGGACGTTTTTTCACCTCCGAAACCAAACCCGACGCGCCGCCAGCCGATCCAGGTGTGCTCGGCCAGGCGCGCGCGCTTGGCCACCCGATCGTGACCATCGGCGGGATCGATGCATCCAACGCATCCACGCTGATCGAAGCCGGCGCCGACGCCGTGGCGGTCTCAGGCGCGATTTTCCGCAGCACTGAGCCAGCGGCTGAAGCGCGCAAACTCGTCGCATTATTTGACCCGCCTCAGCCAAATTAA
- the hemL gene encoding glutamate-1-semialdehyde 2,1-aminomutase, which produces MSHDFSPPGPHSQALFERACEVMPGGVNSPARTFNAVGGSPVFMDRAEGAHIFDVDGNAYIDYVGSFGPMILGHADPTTVAAVQNQAAKGLSFGAPTGLETELAELIRDMIDSVESVRMVNSGTEATTTAVRLARGATGRNKIVKFAGNYHGHVDPLLVSAGSGALTLGIPGSPGVPEAVVADTLVATYNDLASVEAAFAEHGDDIAGIIVEPVAGNMNCVPPVDGFLAGLRGLCDRYGAALIFDEVMTGFRVHPAGAQAYFGVTPDITALGKIVGGGMPVGAVGGSKAIMESLAPAGSVYQAGTLAGHPLGMAAGIATLQQIRDHDVHAAIEPNITRLLAGLEQRAANAGVALTTQRVGAMFGLFFTTEDAVTRFEQVAACDTEAFARFFHTLLAEGVYLAPSAFEAGFMSRAHDNTIIDRTLAAAEPAFAAAARR; this is translated from the coding sequence ATGAGCCACGATTTCAGCCCACCCGGCCCACATTCACAGGCGTTATTCGAGCGCGCGTGCGAAGTCATGCCCGGCGGCGTCAATTCTCCGGCGCGGACGTTCAACGCCGTCGGCGGCAGCCCTGTTTTCATGGATCGTGCCGAGGGCGCACATATCTTTGACGTCGACGGCAACGCCTATATCGACTACGTCGGTTCTTTCGGGCCAATGATCCTGGGCCACGCCGATCCAACCACGGTCGCGGCGGTACAGAACCAAGCCGCCAAAGGCCTGTCGTTCGGTGCGCCGACGGGCCTGGAAACCGAGCTCGCCGAACTGATCCGCGACATGATCGACTCGGTCGAATCGGTGCGCATGGTCAACTCCGGCACCGAGGCTACAACCACTGCCGTCAGGTTGGCGCGCGGTGCGACTGGCCGCAACAAGATCGTGAAATTCGCCGGTAATTACCACGGCCACGTCGACCCATTACTGGTCAGCGCCGGCTCGGGGGCACTGACGCTCGGCATTCCTGGCTCGCCGGGCGTCCCCGAAGCCGTGGTCGCCGACACACTGGTGGCCACTTATAACGATCTGGCCTCGGTTGAAGCCGCCTTCGCCGAACACGGCGACGACATCGCTGGCATCATCGTCGAGCCAGTGGCCGGCAACATGAACTGTGTGCCGCCGGTCGACGGCTTTCTGGCAGGCTTGCGCGGTCTGTGCGACCGCTACGGCGCGGCACTCATCTTCGACGAGGTTATGACCGGGTTTCGGGTGCACCCAGCTGGCGCTCAAGCATATTTCGGCGTCACACCCGACATCACAGCGCTCGGCAAGATTGTTGGTGGCGGCATGCCAGTGGGCGCGGTTGGTGGCTCGAAAGCCATCATGGAATCGCTGGCGCCGGCCGGATCAGTCTATCAAGCCGGCACACTGGCCGGGCATCCCCTGGGCATGGCCGCGGGTATCGCCACGCTGCAACAAATCCGCGACCACGACGTGCACGCCGCGATCGAGCCGAACATCACGCGTTTGCTGGCCGGCTTGGAACAACGTGCCGCCAACGCTGGCGTAGCATTGACCACCCAGCGCGTGGGCGCAATGTTCGGACTGTTTTTCACCACCGAAGATGCGGTGACCCGCTTCGAACAGGTCGCGGCCTGTGATACCGAGGCTTTCGCGCGTTTCTTCCATACGCTGCTGGCCGAGGGTGTCTATCTTGCGCCCTCGGCGTTCGAGGCCGGCTTCATGTCACGCGCCCACGACAACACCATCATCGACCGGACATTGGCTGCCGCCGAGCCGGCATTCGCGGCCGCTGCCCGGCGTTAA
- the ftsY gene encoding signal recognition particle-docking protein FtsY, producing MLRPRRSRPASCHAPTTTPSSTGHWLPPSRHSRPLPGVNASQSTNQQAIILARSKRSGIKQPGFLTRMRASLNRGNSWLTYDLRNLLPGETIDQDALDELEARLLTADMGVDATSRIMERVQSLYDGGRITSRKQLASALKEPMSDVLKPVEQPLNVERESGPFVMLVTGVNGVGKTTTIGKLARKYVDAGYSVMLAAGDTFRAAAVEQLQEWGEQNGVSVVAQGTGADAASVAFDAYARAAAQGVDVLIADTAGRLHTQDNLMGELAKVKRVLGKQDTTAPHETMLVVDATTGGNALAQARSFHDSIGLTGLTVTKLDGTAAGGVIFAIAETMALPIRFIGIGETTEDLDVFDAERFVDAVFSDRSA from the coding sequence ATCTTGCGCCCTCGGCGTTCGAGGCCGGCTTCATGTCACGCGCCCACGACAACACCATCATCGACCGGACATTGGCTGCCGCCGAGCCGGCATTCGCGGCCGCTGCCCGGCGTTAACGCGTCCCAGTCCACCAACCAACAGGCAATCATCTTGGCCAGATCGAAACGTAGCGGAATCAAGCAGCCGGGTTTTTTAACCCGCATGCGCGCGAGCCTTAATCGCGGCAATTCGTGGCTGACTTATGATTTGCGCAATCTCTTGCCAGGCGAGACCATCGATCAAGACGCGCTCGATGAGCTCGAAGCCCGGCTGTTGACCGCCGACATGGGCGTAGACGCCACGAGTCGCATCATGGAGCGCGTTCAAAGCCTATACGACGGTGGCCGCATCACGTCACGCAAACAACTCGCCAGCGCTCTGAAAGAGCCGATGAGTGACGTCCTGAAACCGGTGGAACAGCCGCTGAACGTCGAGCGCGAATCCGGCCCATTCGTCATGCTGGTCACGGGCGTTAACGGTGTCGGCAAGACCACAACGATCGGCAAATTGGCTCGCAAATACGTCGATGCTGGCTACAGCGTCATGCTCGCCGCCGGCGATACATTTCGGGCCGCCGCCGTCGAACAACTCCAGGAATGGGGTGAGCAAAACGGCGTATCGGTCGTCGCCCAGGGGACAGGCGCCGATGCTGCGTCGGTCGCATTCGATGCCTATGCGCGGGCCGCGGCGCAAGGTGTCGACGTGCTAATCGCCGATACAGCCGGCCGGCTGCACACCCAGGACAACCTCATGGGCGAGCTGGCCAAGGTCAAACGCGTACTCGGCAAGCAGGACACAACCGCACCGCACGAGACCATGCTGGTTGTCGACGCGACTACCGGCGGCAACGCCTTGGCCCAGGCACGCTCGTTCCACGATAGCATCGGTCTCACTGGACTGACGGTGACCAAACTCGATGGCACAGCGGCAGGCGGTGTAATTTTCGCGATCGCGGAAACAATGGCACTGCCGATCCGGTTTATCGGCATTGGTGAAACAACCGAAGACCTCGACGTATTCGATGCCGAGCGTTTCGTCGACGCTGTATTCAGCGACCGATCGGCCTGA
- the ftsE gene encoding cell division ATP-binding protein FtsE — MVTFDNVVKRYPGNQVALNNVTLRLGRGEMAFVTGHSGAGKSTLIKLIGLLERPTRGRVFVNGMDLSGVKRRDVAHYRQRLGLIFQSYNLLHDRSVFDNVALPLEIRGTPRATLNRNVRAALTTVGLLQYEHSLPTVLSGGEQQRIGIARAVVSRPHLLLADEPTGNLDPDLSADIMTLFRRLNQAGTSVLIATHDIALIEGLGRRRIQLDHGELGASR, encoded by the coding sequence ATCGTCACGTTCGACAACGTCGTCAAACGCTATCCCGGCAACCAGGTCGCGTTGAATAACGTCACACTGCGGTTGGGCCGTGGCGAAATGGCGTTCGTGACCGGCCATTCAGGGGCGGGCAAATCGACGCTGATCAAACTGATCGGCCTCCTCGAGCGGCCGACCCGCGGGCGTGTGTTCGTCAACGGTATGGATCTGTCGGGCGTCAAACGACGCGATGTTGCCCATTATCGTCAACGGCTCGGATTGATCTTTCAAAGCTACAACCTGCTCCACGACCGCAGTGTGTTCGATAACGTCGCGCTCCCACTCGAAATCCGCGGCACACCACGCGCTACGCTGAACCGTAACGTGCGCGCGGCGCTGACCACGGTCGGACTGCTGCAATACGAGCACAGCCTGCCGACCGTACTGTCCGGCGGCGAACAACAGCGCATCGGCATCGCCCGCGCGGTTGTCAGCCGACCGCATCTGCTGCTGGCCGACGAACCCACGGGTAACCTCGACCCCGATCTGTCGGCAGACATCATGACGCTATTCCGGCGCCTGAATCAGGCGGGCACAAGCGTGTTGATCGCCACGCACGATATCGCGCTGATCGAAGGCCTGGGCCGACGCCGTATACAGCTCGACCACGGCGAACTAGGTGCGTCACGCTGA
- a CDS encoding ABC transporter permease: MAGAERNRAQPTRPTRDHGAVGRWFEAHGRCLRSSLDHIARRRLASALTIVVIGITLALPTGLFIAAKNLAQITANWQQSVTVSLYLSPNADGPTLTQQLGDKPNIASAEFVSARQGLAELKKHSDLGPALDALGRNPLPAVIRIHPRPGIASEQVQSLAKQLGQRSGVARARLDAGWIRRLNAIVDLATRAAVVVAILLGCAVLFIVGNTIGLEIENRRDQIEVMKLLGATDAFIRRPFIYGGLCYGLFGGLVGLVILGAAALALHSPLNDLVAAYNGQLSIVALSATGALTMVAIGMALGWVGSVFASTRRLAAIEPR, from the coding sequence ATGGCCGGTGCCGAACGCAACCGTGCCCAGCCAACACGCCCGACGCGCGACCACGGCGCAGTCGGTCGCTGGTTTGAAGCGCATGGCCGCTGCCTACGCTCGAGTCTCGACCATATCGCGCGCCGGCGGCTTGCCAGCGCGCTTACGATCGTGGTCATCGGTATCACACTCGCACTGCCGACCGGGTTATTCATAGCCGCCAAGAACCTGGCGCAAATAACCGCGAACTGGCAGCAGAGCGTGACGGTATCGCTGTATCTGAGTCCGAACGCCGATGGCCCTACACTGACACAACAATTAGGCGATAAACCCAATATCGCCAGCGCGGAATTCGTCTCGGCCCGACAGGGTCTAGCGGAATTGAAAAAACACAGCGACCTCGGCCCAGCGCTGGATGCACTCGGCCGCAACCCTTTGCCGGCCGTGATCCGCATTCATCCGAGACCCGGGATCGCGAGTGAACAGGTTCAGTCCCTAGCCAAGCAGTTGGGCCAACGTTCGGGTGTGGCGCGCGCCCGGCTCGATGCCGGCTGGATCCGTCGACTGAACGCCATCGTCGACCTGGCGACCCGTGCTGCCGTCGTTGTGGCCATTTTGCTGGGCTGCGCGGTGCTGTTCATCGTCGGCAACACCATCGGCCTTGAAATCGAGAACCGTCGCGACCAGATAGAGGTAATGAAATTACTGGGGGCGACCGACGCGTTCATTCGCCGGCCATTTATATATGGCGGCCTATGCTATGGGCTATTCGGCGGTCTAGTCGGCCTAGTCATACTCGGAGCGGCAGCACTCGCGCTGCACAGCCCTTTGAATGACTTGGTCGCCGCCTATAACGGCCAACTGTCGATTGTCGCTCTCAGTGCGACCGGCGCACTGACCATGGTCGCCATCGGTATGGCGCTCGGCTGGGTAGGCAGCGTATTCGCATCGACCCGCCGATTAGCCGCTATCGAGCCACGTTGA